In Perognathus longimembris pacificus isolate PPM17 chromosome 23, ASM2315922v1, whole genome shotgun sequence, a single genomic region encodes these proteins:
- the LOC125340560 gene encoding mastin-like encodes MLWLLLLTLPCLGGSTPGIPGLEKEGIVGGRPVSATNFPWQVSLRYKNTNNQWKHYCGGSLIHPQWVLTAAHCMVKRFRQQTTSLECLKWRERKATEIRVQVGRLRLYEPDEELSEVAQIFRHPKYNASLCWLSGSDIALLKLKAPVSGQRRIPVALPKGPLNIPAKTICSVTGWGDVMYEKPLQYPYHLQQVAVPIVGNEDCNRMYQNKTSRLRVRPNNIKDSMLCAGQEGKGSCLGDSGGPLVCSWNRTLVQVGVVSWTKGCGHPAFPGVYTRVTSFLSWIHQYIPELSGPLMGAR; translated from the exons ATGTTATGGCtgctcctcctcaccctcccctgcCTGGGGGGCTCCACACCTGGGATCCCTG GCCTCGAGAAGGAGGGCATTGTAGGAGGCAGACCTGTCTCAGCCACGAACTTCCCATGGCAGGTGAGCCTGAGGTACAAGAATACCAACAATCAGTGGAAGCACTATTGTGGAGGCTCCCTCATCCACCCGCAGTGGGTGCTCACCGCTGCCCACTGCATGGTTAAGCGCTTTCGCCAGCAGACCACTAGCCTGGAGTGCCTGAAGTG GAGGGAGCGGAAGGCCACTGAAATCAGGGTCCAGGTGGGCAGGTTGAGGCTGTATGAGCCGGACGAGGAGCTGAGCGAGGTGGCACAGATCTTCAGGCATCCCAAGTACAACGCAAGCCTATGTTGGCTCAGCGGCTCAGACATTGCCCTGCTGAAACTGAAGGCTCCGGTGTCAGGACAGCGCAGGATCCCAGTTGCCCTCCCCAAGGGCCCCCTGAACATCCCTGCGAAGACGATCTGCTCTGTGACGGGCTGGGGTGATGTCATGTATGAGA aGCCGCTTCAGTACCCTTACCACCTGCAGCAGGTGGCGGTGCCCATCGTAGGGAATGAGGACTGCAACCGCATGTACCAGAATAAAACCTCCCGACTCAGGGTCAGGCCCAACAATATCAAGGACAGCATGCTGTGTGCCGGCCAGGAGGGCAAGGGCTCCTGCCTG GGTGACTCTGGAGGTCCCCTGGTTTGCAGCTGGAACCGCACATTGGTACAGGTGGGCGTGGTGAGCTGGACCAAAGGCTGTGGGCACCCAGCTTTTCCTGGGGTCTATACCCGGGTGACCAGCTTCCTATCCTGGATTCACCAGTATATCCCTGAGCTCTCTGGGCCCTTGATGGGGGCCAGATGA